A single Notoacmeibacter ruber DNA region contains:
- a CDS encoding gamma-glutamyl-gamma-aminobutyrate hydrolase family protein, with amino-acid sequence MTSPLVAIVADTLVHDSYIWHATPQTYLRAAMEVAGLQPLIVPAFGDKTDFYTILAAVDGVMLTGARSNVHPDNYGVKATEAHGPFDPARDATSLPIIREALKKNLPVLAICRGHQELNVALGGTLANDIQDLPDRDNHRAPEADTQDERYAIRHEVNIRNGSSLQDLFDGETISVNSLHRQAVDRLADGLSAEGTAEDGTIEAMQARDAKAFAYGFQWHPEYWAESDKASRAIFEAFGKAVRAHASSRA; translated from the coding sequence ATGACATCGCCGCTCGTTGCCATCGTCGCCGATACTCTCGTCCATGACAGCTATATCTGGCACGCCACGCCGCAGACCTATCTCAGGGCTGCGATGGAGGTCGCCGGACTGCAACCCTTGATCGTCCCGGCTTTCGGCGACAAGACCGACTTCTATACGATCCTCGCGGCGGTCGATGGCGTGATGCTGACCGGAGCGCGCTCCAACGTCCATCCCGACAATTACGGGGTGAAAGCCACCGAAGCGCATGGCCCGTTCGACCCCGCAAGGGATGCGACATCGCTTCCGATCATTCGGGAAGCGTTGAAGAAGAACTTGCCCGTTCTGGCCATTTGCCGGGGCCATCAGGAGCTGAACGTCGCGCTCGGCGGCACCCTGGCCAACGACATTCAGGATCTTCCCGACAGGGACAATCATCGCGCGCCCGAAGCCGATACACAGGACGAGCGCTATGCCATCCGCCATGAGGTGAATATCCGCAACGGCAGCTCCCTGCAGGACCTGTTCGATGGCGAAACGATTTCGGTCAATTCCCTCCACCGGCAGGCCGTCGATCGGCTTGCCGATGGCCTTTCTGCCGAAGGCACAGCCGAGGACGGCACCATCGAGGCCATGCAGGCGCGGGATGCAAAGGCCTTCGCCTACGGCTTTCAATGGCATCCGGAGTACTGGGCCGAAAGCGATAAGGCATCACGCGCGATCTTCGAAGCCTTTGGCAAAGCTGTCCGCGCTCACGCCTCGAGCCGAGCCTGA